A single Neospora caninum Liverpool complete genome, chromosome VIIb DNA region contains:
- a CDS encoding putative sterol O-acyltransferase, translating into MTVTTDHSPPPSSSFSSSSSFSPSSSFSPSSSFSPSSSFSPSSSSPPSSTFSPSSSFSPSSSFSPPSSVSPSSAVSSPLAAGGKTAEPAETPSWTPPALKNGDRSRSAAEPATCAPSPEETASTCSPSQEISREHTHDGSRDTGEAAHGRGSERRFEAERERLSPSDAQHKRANADTSEERQTPAHGGQKEDENGGGKKQEGISRGESENEEKMENEDGKTFPSKLDFFDANSDLARSDFRGISVLLLIAAIFYLVANPILRWYDSKEFVDPSLARAMFDDFFFLMFMWAKLFAWSFTAYHLHVLYLRGRLSRRMLLFLQHLTQSAAIGYAVCSCLYNAWPIIPAAFVQMIAVVQFMKMHSYSETNMNFCDDMRNGKATPGYPENVTLRNFCDYLFCPVLVYEPTYRRGGGFRPAYFVCKLFSMVGAMVVMYLACTSYLIPTMMRAPTMSITEAIFSLVFPFLFLDILIFYILFECICNLAAEITNFANRNFYDWSHKTAAFATFLFSALLHEMILAVCFRFVRLYLFGLMLLQIPLIALGGFYRHKKLVANAIFWACLMLGPPLLGLAYGREWAQIHFYATHADHQPLRLF; encoded by the exons aTGACGGTCACCACAGACCATTCgcctcctccttcctcttctttctcttcttcctcttctttctctccttcctcttctttctctccttcctcttctttctctccttcgtcatctttctctccttcgtcgtcttcccctccttcctctaccttctctccttcctcttccttctctccttcctcgtccttctctcctccctcttccgtctctccttcctctgctgtctcctctcctctcgctgccggCGGCAAAACCGCTGagccggcggagacacctaGCTGGACTCCGCCGGCTctgaagaacggagacaggtcGCGAAGCGCTGCGGAGCCGGCGACGTGCGCGCCGTCCcctgaggagacagccagcACATGCTCGCCCTCACAAGAGATTTCGCGAGAACACACGCATGacggcagcagagacacaggagaagcGGCTcacggaagaggcagcgagagacgattTGAGGCGGAAAGGGAGCGCCTTTCTCCTAGCGATGCACAACACAAAAGAGCAAATGCAGATACCAGCGAAGAACGACAAACCCCCGCGCACGGGGGccagaaggaagacgagaacggagGAGGCAAGAAACAAGAAGGCATCTCTCGGGGAGAGTCGGAAAATgaagagaagatggagaacgaagacgggaagacgtTTCCTTCCAAACTCGATTTTTTCGATGCCAATTCAGATCTCGCACGTTCAGACTTCCGAGGCATTTCCGTGCTTCTCT TGATAGCAGCGATCTTCTATCTCGTCGCAAATCCCATTCTGCGCTGGTATGACAGCAAAGAGTTCGTCGACCCGTCG ctCGCGAGGGCAATGTTTGACGATTTTTTCTTCCTG ATGTTTATGTGGGCGAAGCTGTTTGCCTGGTCCTTCAC GGCGTATCATCTCCACGTGCTGTATCTACGCGGAAGACTCAGCCGCCGCatgcttcttttcctccaaCACTTGACCCAGTCAGCAGCGATTGGATACGCAGTCTGCAGCTGTCTGTACAACGC CTGGCCGATCATCCCTGCAGCCTTTGTCCAGATGATCGCGGTCGTGCAGTTCATGAAG ATGCACTCGTACAGCGAGACAAACATGAACTTTTGCGACGACATGCGGaacgggaaggcgacgccgggGTATCCCGAGAAT GTGACCCTGAGAAACTTCTGCGACTATTTGTTTTGCCCCGTTCTCGTCTACGAACCGACGTATCGAAGGGGGGGAGGCTTCCGTCCCGCCTACTTCGTGTGCAAACTTTTTTCCATGGTCGGCGCGATG GTTGTGATGTACCTCGCATGCACGTCGTATTTAATTCCCACGATGATGCGAGCGCCCACCATGTCGATCACGGAGGCGATCTTcagtctcgtcttccccttcctcttcctcgacaTCCTCATCTTTTACATTCTCTTTGAGTGCATCTGCAACTTGGCAGCAGAAATCACGAATTTCGCGAATCGAAACTTCTACGAC TGGAGTCACAAaaccgccgccttcgccaccTTCTTGTTTTCCGCGCTCCTCCACGAGATGATTTTG GCAGTCTGTTTCCGTTTTGTTCGGTTGTATCTTTTCGGTCTGATGCTCCTCCAAATTCCCCTGATTGCCTTGGGTGGATTCTACCGGCACAAGAAACTGGTTGCCAATGCGATCTTCTGGGCATGCCTGATGCTTG gtccgcctctcctcggcctcgcctaCGGGCGCGAATGGGCGCAGATTCATTTCTacgcgacgcatgcagatcaTCAGCCCCTGAGGCTCTTCTAG